The proteins below are encoded in one region of Silene latifolia isolate original U9 population chromosome 2, ASM4854445v1, whole genome shotgun sequence:
- the LOC141635909 gene encoding F-box/LRR-repeat protein At3g03360-like, which translates to MFLSLTSMIAMLDLVMMVKMMMVMVMMIMTTTDDNAYYAEKRIMSEAFSRFARFVRNMLMFHRSTIDCFHLDIGGYKGVHLDPWLIDDIQVWLKFATDREVKDLSFTCDYLDDIASPRCVFTSQSLVTLTLCGSMLELYEHQPRLHMGTLRKLSLIGVHGSNEAFKKLISACPSLQELKIHGAGGLRNLNITTSVSRLDLEVYDVPDRPFTLNCPYVKSLDIAIRGTSPSILLDVIDVSSFQVVNVRCLPRCLSSLIIKAFLRHFRDVEVFTLSSLAFEEFCCVKKVDIPQNKWRSLALQPWWDNERCLQVIIELVKSSVDLEELVVYSGKSSGSEGNHEVLSSEISTSCVIPLLKNVTIHGYGKCCECQLQLVEFILRNAVVLEKLVITSENQINAVEELDLVKQVSRFKRASANVIVDIA; encoded by the exons ATGTTCTTATCTTTGACTTCAATGATCGCTATGTTAGACCTGGTGatgatggtgaagatgatgatggtgatggtgatgatgataatGACGACGACCGATGATAATGCTTATTATGCAGAAAAAAGAATAATGAGTGAGGCATTTTCACGTTTTGCTCGCTTTGTCCGAAATATGCTGATGTTTCATAGAAGCACCATTGACTGTTTTCACCTTGATATTGGGGGTTATAAAGGTGTTCATCTAGATCCATGGCTTATTGACGATATTCAAGTGTGGCTGAAATTTGCTACCGATAGAGAAGTTAAAGATCTATCTTTCACTTGTGATTATCTTGATGATATAGCTTCACCTCGTTGTGTCTTCACAAGTCAATCTCTAGTTACACTCACACTCTGTGGTAGTATGTTAGAGCTGTATGAGCATCAACCTCGACTCCACATGGGAACTTTAAGAAAATTGTCACTTATCGGAGTTCATGGAAGTAATGAGGCATTCAAGAAGTTGATATCTGCATGCCCTTCTCTACAAGAACTGAAAATACATGGTGCTGGAGGATTGCGAAATCTGAATATTACTACAAGTGTTAGTAGGTTGGACCTGGAAGTATACGACGTGCCAGACCGCCCTTTTACTCTTAATTGCCCCTATGTAAAAAGTTTGGATATTGCAATACGTGGAACGTCTCCTTCAATTCTTCTGGATGTGATTGATGTTTCATCCTTTCAAGTGGTGAATGTCAGGTGTTTACCTAGATGTTTGTCTAGCCTAATAATAAAGGCATTTTTGAGGCATTTTCGAGATGTTGAGGTTTTTACATTGTCCAGTCTAGCTTTTGAG GAATTTTGTTGTGTAAAGAAAGTGGATATTCCACAAAATAAATGGCGGAGTTTGGCTTTGCAGCCATGGTGGGATAATGAAAGATGTCTTCAAGTTATTATTGAGTTGGTGAAAAGCTCGGTGGACTTGGAGGAGCTCGTTGTATACAGTGGAAAATCATCGGGAAGTGAG GGTAATCATGAAGTACTTAGCTCAGAGATATCGACTTCTTGTGTAATACCACTACTTAAAAATGTCACCATCCATGGCTACGGAAAATGTTGTGAATGTCAGCTCCAACTAGTAGAGTTTATACTGAGAAATGCAGTCGTCTTGGAGAAATTGGTAATTACAAGTGAGAATCAAATAAACGCAGTTGAGGAGCTTGATTTGGTTAAACAAGTATCGAGATTCAAGAGAGCTTCAGCAAATGTAATTGTAGACATTGCTTGA